One Festucalex cinctus isolate MCC-2025b chromosome 1, RoL_Fcin_1.0, whole genome shotgun sequence genomic region harbors:
- the aldh16a1 gene encoding aldehyde dehydrogenase family 16 member A1 isoform X5 has protein sequence MLFLLETSMEYGPAATSSTSIAQAWLDNHSRSLGLFIDGKHIHPVDRQTRSLVDSKGGLVCSTVCAVQADISQCASSAIKGFEAWSNLSCYQRSKVLLRLASTLGQHGQSVAELCDLCQASCSSSTLVRLLQYYSSWAQLRDTLIANWTPLGVVLVVVSDDCTLYSLMLKVLPALAMGNSVIIVPGQSTAPPALLLAQLLTGAGLPAGAVGVLTGCDMSLAADVAQNSSISYVTYSGNKEDGVKLCKATAGLGVPVSVSRNISATCPIIIFESADINSAVDDVLETAFKKKKEGNWVLCVQESVLDSILACLKLRMADLKCVALASDEVRVLVDTAVQEAQNKGATLLQSCAVPSATQYPPTVLCGAAPSSPCVVMPSPGPLLPLMTFRSNTEAVTLGNHSPHGQAACIWTEDLSLALETSKSLSVGSVWVNSHPLSDPCLPVSGHKDSGTCTDGGQEGLYQFLRPSSSSVLPRASPVALDYTKFGTDAPPVIIPDETAGTIKSYAQFVAGKACKSESGATVVVHPPGGSGVLGYCPDGGQKDVRNAVEAAIKVQPGWMKKSPSARSQSIQALAKGLEGKRKDIANSIGAQTGLPMEEADKEVELSIARLSDWAAYCDKFHGGTLPVPQSGAGFSIPEALGVVGVVLPDKHPLLSMVTLLGAALASGNAVVMVPSQEYPLPALTFIQVLLSSDLPAGLVNIVTGRRDQLTKALASHSVIKAIWYWGNSEGCQYLQYTCTSPLKTLRLFCQIDKDGNHCITDWTHASVLEEFWRNAVQWKSVWIPTA, from the exons AGTATGGAGTACGGACCAGCTGCAACTTCCAGCACTTCCATTGCACAG GCATGGCTGGATAATCATTCCCGCTCTCTGGGTCTGTTTATTGATGGAAAACACATCCATCCAGTAGACAGACAGACTCGCTCCTTGGTGGACTCCAAAG GTGGTCTCGTGTGCAGCACAGTGTGTGCCGTGCAGGCTGACATTTCGCAATGCGCGTCCTCTGCTATCAAGGGCTTTGAGGCCTGGAGTAACTTGTCCTGCTACCAGAGGTCCAAAGTGCTGCTCAG GTTGGCCAGCACTCTTGGACAGCATGGCCAGAGCGTGGCCGAGCTGTGTGACCTGTGTCAAGCCTCCTGCTCTTCTTCAACCCTTGTTAGATTGTTGCAGTATTACAGCAGCTGGGCTCAGCTTCGAGACACTCTCATAGCAAACTGGACCCCACTGG GTGTGGTTTTAGTAGTTGTCTCTGATGACTGCACTCTCTACTCCCTGATGCTCAAAGTCTTACCAGCACTAGCCATGG GCAACTCTGTCATCATTGTTCCTGGTCAAAGCACGGCGCCCCCGGCACTTTTATTGGCTCAGCTTCTTACAGGCGCAGGCCTTCCTGCCGGGGCTGTCGGTGTTTTGACTGGCTGTGACATGTCACTGGCTGCTGATGTGGCTCAGAACTCCAGCATCAGCTATGTCACCTACAGCGGCAACAAGGAG GATGGTGTGAAGCTGTGTAAAGCTACAGCAGGGTTGGGCGTTCCAGTCTCTGTATCCCGAAACATTAGCGCCACATGTCCTATCATCATTTTTGAGTCTGCTGACATCAACAGTGCAGTGGATGATGTCTTAGAGACTGCTttcaagaagaagaaagag GGGAACTGGGTGTTGTGTGTGCAGGAGAGTGTGCTGGACAGCATATTGGCCTGTCTGAAGCTGCGCATGGCAGATTTGAAATGTGTGGCGCTTGCCAGCGACGAGGTCAGAGTCCTCGTGGACACCGCAGTGCAGGAGGCTCAAAACAAGGGGGCCACG TTGTTGCAGTCCTGTGCTGTCCCGTCTGCTACACAGTATCCTCCTACGGTGCTATGTGGAGCAGCCCCCTCCTCGCCATGTGTGGTCATGCCCTCTCCTGGGCCACTGCTTCCTCTTATGACCTTCAGAAGTAACACAGAGGCGGTGACTCTGG GGAATCACAGTCCACATGGCCAAGCAGCATGTATCTGGACTGAAGACCTCAGTTTGGCTTTGGAAACATCCAAGAG TTTGTCTGTGGGCTCAGTGTGGGTGAACTCGCACCCTTTATCGGATCCGTGTCTGCCTGTTTCTGGTCACAAAGACAGCGGCACCTGCACTGATGGAGGGCAGGAG GGTCTTTATCAGTTTCTGCGGCCATCCTCATCCTCCGTTCTCCCTCGTGCTTCCCCTGTTGCTCTGGACTACACCAAGTTTGGAACAGATGCACCCCCAGTTATCATTCCGGATGAGACTGCTGG CACCATAAAGTCCTATGCACAGTTTGTTGCTGGCAAGGCATGCAAATCGGAGTCTGGTGCCACTGTAGTGGTGCATCCACCAGGGGGCAGCGGCGTGTTAGGCTACTGTCCTGATGGAGGCCAGAAAGATGTCCGGAATGCTGTGGAGGCAGCTATCAAAGTTCAGCCAGG CTGGATGAAAAAGAGTCCATCTGCACGCAGCCAGTCCATTCAGGCTCTGGCCAAGGGCCTTGAGGGAAAAAGGAAGGACATAGCAAATTCAATCGGTGCCCAAACTGGTCTACCAATGGAAGAGGCTGATAAGGAGGTGGAGCTCAGTATCGCCAGGCTCAGTGATTGGGCAGCATACTGTGACAAGTTTCACGGCGGAACTCTG CCCGTACCGCAGTCTGGCGCGGGTTTCTCCATCCCTGAAGCGCTGGGAGTGGTGGGTGTGGTCCTTCCAGACAAGCATCCCCTCCTCTCCATGGTGACACTTCTTGGAGCAGCCCTCGCCTCTGGCAATGCCGTCGTCATGGTACCCAGTCAGGAGTATCCACTGCCAGCACTGACATTTATTCAG GTGCTCCTGTCTTCAGATCTGCCAGCGGGCTTGGTGAACATCGTTACAGGAAGGAGAGACCAGTTGACAAAGGCATTGGCCAGTCACAGTGTCATCAAGGCCATCTGGTACTGGGGCAACAGTGAG GGCTGCCAGTACCTCCAGTACACCTGCACCAGCCCGCTAAAAACTCTGCGCCTCTTCTGCCAGATAGACAAGGACGGGAACCATTGCATCACAGATTGGACACATGCCTCTGTTCTGGAGGAGTTTTGGAGAAACGCTGTCCAGTGGAAGAGTGTATGGATTCctacagcataa
- the aldh16a1 gene encoding aldehyde dehydrogenase family 16 member A1 isoform X2: MEYGPAATSSTSIAQAWLDNHSRSLGLFIDGKHIHPVDRQTRSLVDSKGGLVCSTVCAVQADISQCASSAIKGFEAWSNLSCYQRSKVLLRLASTLGQHGQSVAELCDLCQASCSSSTLVRLLQYYSSWAQLRDTLIANWTPLGVVLVVVSDDCTLYSLMLKVLPALAMGNSVIIVPGQSTAPPALLLAQLLTGAGLPAGAVGVLTGCDMSLAADVAQNSSISYVTYSGNKEDGVKLCKATAGLGVPVSVSRNISATCPIIIFESADINSAVDDVLETAFKKKKEGNWVLCVQESVLDSILACLKLRMADLKCVALASDEVRVLVDTAVQEAQNKGATLLQSCAVPSATQYPPTVLCGAAPSSPCVVMPSPGPLLPLMTFRSNTEAVTLGNHSPHGQAACIWTEDLSLALETSKSLSVGSVWVNSHPLSDPCLPVSGHKDSGTCTDGGQEGLYQFLRPSSSSVLPRASPVALDYTKFGTDAPPVIIPDETAGTIKSYAQFVAGKACKSESGATVVVHPPGGSGVLGYCPDGGQKDVRNAVEAAIKVQPGWMKKSPSARSQSIQALAKGLEGKRKDIANSIGAQTGLPMEEADKEVELSIARLSDWAAYCDKFHGGTLPVPQSGAGFSIPEALGVVGVVLPDKHPLLSMVTLLGAALASGNAVVMVPSQEYPLPALTFIQVLLSSDLPAGLVNIVTGRRDQLTKALASHSVIKAIWYWGNSEGCQYLQYTCTSPLKTLRLFCQIDKDGNHCITDWTHASVLEEFWRNAVQWKSVWIPTA, translated from the exons ATGGAGTACGGACCAGCTGCAACTTCCAGCACTTCCATTGCACAG GCATGGCTGGATAATCATTCCCGCTCTCTGGGTCTGTTTATTGATGGAAAACACATCCATCCAGTAGACAGACAGACTCGCTCCTTGGTGGACTCCAAAG GTGGTCTCGTGTGCAGCACAGTGTGTGCCGTGCAGGCTGACATTTCGCAATGCGCGTCCTCTGCTATCAAGGGCTTTGAGGCCTGGAGTAACTTGTCCTGCTACCAGAGGTCCAAAGTGCTGCTCAG GTTGGCCAGCACTCTTGGACAGCATGGCCAGAGCGTGGCCGAGCTGTGTGACCTGTGTCAAGCCTCCTGCTCTTCTTCAACCCTTGTTAGATTGTTGCAGTATTACAGCAGCTGGGCTCAGCTTCGAGACACTCTCATAGCAAACTGGACCCCACTGG GTGTGGTTTTAGTAGTTGTCTCTGATGACTGCACTCTCTACTCCCTGATGCTCAAAGTCTTACCAGCACTAGCCATGG GCAACTCTGTCATCATTGTTCCTGGTCAAAGCACGGCGCCCCCGGCACTTTTATTGGCTCAGCTTCTTACAGGCGCAGGCCTTCCTGCCGGGGCTGTCGGTGTTTTGACTGGCTGTGACATGTCACTGGCTGCTGATGTGGCTCAGAACTCCAGCATCAGCTATGTCACCTACAGCGGCAACAAGGAG GATGGTGTGAAGCTGTGTAAAGCTACAGCAGGGTTGGGCGTTCCAGTCTCTGTATCCCGAAACATTAGCGCCACATGTCCTATCATCATTTTTGAGTCTGCTGACATCAACAGTGCAGTGGATGATGTCTTAGAGACTGCTttcaagaagaagaaagag GGGAACTGGGTGTTGTGTGTGCAGGAGAGTGTGCTGGACAGCATATTGGCCTGTCTGAAGCTGCGCATGGCAGATTTGAAATGTGTGGCGCTTGCCAGCGACGAGGTCAGAGTCCTCGTGGACACCGCAGTGCAGGAGGCTCAAAACAAGGGGGCCACG TTGTTGCAGTCCTGTGCTGTCCCGTCTGCTACACAGTATCCTCCTACGGTGCTATGTGGAGCAGCCCCCTCCTCGCCATGTGTGGTCATGCCCTCTCCTGGGCCACTGCTTCCTCTTATGACCTTCAGAAGTAACACAGAGGCGGTGACTCTGG GGAATCACAGTCCACATGGCCAAGCAGCATGTATCTGGACTGAAGACCTCAGTTTGGCTTTGGAAACATCCAAGAG TTTGTCTGTGGGCTCAGTGTGGGTGAACTCGCACCCTTTATCGGATCCGTGTCTGCCTGTTTCTGGTCACAAAGACAGCGGCACCTGCACTGATGGAGGGCAGGAG GGTCTTTATCAGTTTCTGCGGCCATCCTCATCCTCCGTTCTCCCTCGTGCTTCCCCTGTTGCTCTGGACTACACCAAGTTTGGAACAGATGCACCCCCAGTTATCATTCCGGATGAGACTGCTGG CACCATAAAGTCCTATGCACAGTTTGTTGCTGGCAAGGCATGCAAATCGGAGTCTGGTGCCACTGTAGTGGTGCATCCACCAGGGGGCAGCGGCGTGTTAGGCTACTGTCCTGATGGAGGCCAGAAAGATGTCCGGAATGCTGTGGAGGCAGCTATCAAAGTTCAGCCAGG CTGGATGAAAAAGAGTCCATCTGCACGCAGCCAGTCCATTCAGGCTCTGGCCAAGGGCCTTGAGGGAAAAAGGAAGGACATAGCAAATTCAATCGGTGCCCAAACTGGTCTACCAATGGAAGAGGCTGATAAGGAGGTGGAGCTCAGTATCGCCAGGCTCAGTGATTGGGCAGCATACTGTGACAAGTTTCACGGCGGAACTCTG CCCGTACCGCAGTCTGGCGCGGGTTTCTCCATCCCTGAAGCGCTGGGAGTGGTGGGTGTGGTCCTTCCAGACAAGCATCCCCTCCTCTCCATGGTGACACTTCTTGGAGCAGCCCTCGCCTCTGGCAATGCCGTCGTCATGGTACCCAGTCAGGAGTATCCACTGCCAGCACTGACATTTATTCAG GTGCTCCTGTCTTCAGATCTGCCAGCGGGCTTGGTGAACATCGTTACAGGAAGGAGAGACCAGTTGACAAAGGCATTGGCCAGTCACAGTGTCATCAAGGCCATCTGGTACTGGGGCAACAGTGAG GGCTGCCAGTACCTCCAGTACACCTGCACCAGCCCGCTAAAAACTCTGCGCCTCTTCTGCCAGATAGACAAGGACGGGAACCATTGCATCACAGATTGGACACATGCCTCTGTTCTGGAGGAGTTTTGGAGAAACGCTGTCCAGTGGAAGAGTGTATGGATTCctacagcataa
- the aldh16a1 gene encoding aldehyde dehydrogenase family 16 member A1 isoform X6, whose product MSMEYGPAATSSTSIAQAWLDNHSRSLGLFIDGKHIHPVDRQTRSLVDSKGGLVCSTVCAVQADISQCASSAIKGFEAWSNLSCYQRSKVLLRLASTLGQHGQSVAELCDLCQASCSSSTLVRLLQYYSSWAQLRDTLIANWTPLGVVLVVVSDDCTLYSLMLKVLPALAMGNSVIIVPGQSTAPPALLLAQLLTGAGLPAGAVGVLTGCDMSLAADVAQNSSISYVTYSGNKEDGVKLCKATAGLGVPVSVSRNISATCPIIIFESADINSAVDDVLETAFKKKKEGNWVLCVQESVLDSILACLKLRMADLKCVALASDEVRVLVDTAVQEAQNKGATLLQSCAVPSATQYPPTVLCGAAPSSPCVVMPSPGPLLPLMTFRSNTEAVTLGNHSPHGQAACIWTEDLSLALETSKSLSVGSVWVNSHPLSDPCLPVSGHKDSGTCTDGGQEGLYQFLRPSSSSVLPRASPVALDYTKFGTDAPPVIIPDETAGTIKSYAQFVAGKACKSESGATVVVHPPGGSGVLGYCPDGGQKDVRNAVEAAIKVQPGWMKKSPSARSQSIQALAKGLEGKRKDIANSIGAQTGLPMEEADKEVELSIARLSDWAAYCDKFHGGTLPVPQSGAGFSIPEALGVVGVVLPDKHPLLSMVTLLGAALASGNAVVMVPSQEYPLPALTFIQVLLSSDLPAGLVNIVTGRRDQLTKALASHSVIKAIWYWGNSEGCQYLQYTCTSPLKTLRLFCQIDKDGNHCITDWTHASVLEEFWRNAVQWKSVWIPTA is encoded by the exons ATG AGTATGGAGTACGGACCAGCTGCAACTTCCAGCACTTCCATTGCACAG GCATGGCTGGATAATCATTCCCGCTCTCTGGGTCTGTTTATTGATGGAAAACACATCCATCCAGTAGACAGACAGACTCGCTCCTTGGTGGACTCCAAAG GTGGTCTCGTGTGCAGCACAGTGTGTGCCGTGCAGGCTGACATTTCGCAATGCGCGTCCTCTGCTATCAAGGGCTTTGAGGCCTGGAGTAACTTGTCCTGCTACCAGAGGTCCAAAGTGCTGCTCAG GTTGGCCAGCACTCTTGGACAGCATGGCCAGAGCGTGGCCGAGCTGTGTGACCTGTGTCAAGCCTCCTGCTCTTCTTCAACCCTTGTTAGATTGTTGCAGTATTACAGCAGCTGGGCTCAGCTTCGAGACACTCTCATAGCAAACTGGACCCCACTGG GTGTGGTTTTAGTAGTTGTCTCTGATGACTGCACTCTCTACTCCCTGATGCTCAAAGTCTTACCAGCACTAGCCATGG GCAACTCTGTCATCATTGTTCCTGGTCAAAGCACGGCGCCCCCGGCACTTTTATTGGCTCAGCTTCTTACAGGCGCAGGCCTTCCTGCCGGGGCTGTCGGTGTTTTGACTGGCTGTGACATGTCACTGGCTGCTGATGTGGCTCAGAACTCCAGCATCAGCTATGTCACCTACAGCGGCAACAAGGAG GATGGTGTGAAGCTGTGTAAAGCTACAGCAGGGTTGGGCGTTCCAGTCTCTGTATCCCGAAACATTAGCGCCACATGTCCTATCATCATTTTTGAGTCTGCTGACATCAACAGTGCAGTGGATGATGTCTTAGAGACTGCTttcaagaagaagaaagag GGGAACTGGGTGTTGTGTGTGCAGGAGAGTGTGCTGGACAGCATATTGGCCTGTCTGAAGCTGCGCATGGCAGATTTGAAATGTGTGGCGCTTGCCAGCGACGAGGTCAGAGTCCTCGTGGACACCGCAGTGCAGGAGGCTCAAAACAAGGGGGCCACG TTGTTGCAGTCCTGTGCTGTCCCGTCTGCTACACAGTATCCTCCTACGGTGCTATGTGGAGCAGCCCCCTCCTCGCCATGTGTGGTCATGCCCTCTCCTGGGCCACTGCTTCCTCTTATGACCTTCAGAAGTAACACAGAGGCGGTGACTCTGG GGAATCACAGTCCACATGGCCAAGCAGCATGTATCTGGACTGAAGACCTCAGTTTGGCTTTGGAAACATCCAAGAG TTTGTCTGTGGGCTCAGTGTGGGTGAACTCGCACCCTTTATCGGATCCGTGTCTGCCTGTTTCTGGTCACAAAGACAGCGGCACCTGCACTGATGGAGGGCAGGAG GGTCTTTATCAGTTTCTGCGGCCATCCTCATCCTCCGTTCTCCCTCGTGCTTCCCCTGTTGCTCTGGACTACACCAAGTTTGGAACAGATGCACCCCCAGTTATCATTCCGGATGAGACTGCTGG CACCATAAAGTCCTATGCACAGTTTGTTGCTGGCAAGGCATGCAAATCGGAGTCTGGTGCCACTGTAGTGGTGCATCCACCAGGGGGCAGCGGCGTGTTAGGCTACTGTCCTGATGGAGGCCAGAAAGATGTCCGGAATGCTGTGGAGGCAGCTATCAAAGTTCAGCCAGG CTGGATGAAAAAGAGTCCATCTGCACGCAGCCAGTCCATTCAGGCTCTGGCCAAGGGCCTTGAGGGAAAAAGGAAGGACATAGCAAATTCAATCGGTGCCCAAACTGGTCTACCAATGGAAGAGGCTGATAAGGAGGTGGAGCTCAGTATCGCCAGGCTCAGTGATTGGGCAGCATACTGTGACAAGTTTCACGGCGGAACTCTG CCCGTACCGCAGTCTGGCGCGGGTTTCTCCATCCCTGAAGCGCTGGGAGTGGTGGGTGTGGTCCTTCCAGACAAGCATCCCCTCCTCTCCATGGTGACACTTCTTGGAGCAGCCCTCGCCTCTGGCAATGCCGTCGTCATGGTACCCAGTCAGGAGTATCCACTGCCAGCACTGACATTTATTCAG GTGCTCCTGTCTTCAGATCTGCCAGCGGGCTTGGTGAACATCGTTACAGGAAGGAGAGACCAGTTGACAAAGGCATTGGCCAGTCACAGTGTCATCAAGGCCATCTGGTACTGGGGCAACAGTGAG GGCTGCCAGTACCTCCAGTACACCTGCACCAGCCCGCTAAAAACTCTGCGCCTCTTCTGCCAGATAGACAAGGACGGGAACCATTGCATCACAGATTGGACACATGCCTCTGTTCTGGAGGAGTTTTGGAGAAACGCTGTCCAGTGGAAGAGTGTATGGATTCctacagcataa
- the aldh16a1 gene encoding aldehyde dehydrogenase family 16 member A1 isoform X7 → MMKRCAYGVCKSDCAKAWLDNHSRSLGLFIDGKHIHPVDRQTRSLVDSKGGLVCSTVCAVQADISQCASSAIKGFEAWSNLSCYQRSKVLLRLASTLGQHGQSVAELCDLCQASCSSSTLVRLLQYYSSWAQLRDTLIANWTPLGVVLVVVSDDCTLYSLMLKVLPALAMGNSVIIVPGQSTAPPALLLAQLLTGAGLPAGAVGVLTGCDMSLAADVAQNSSISYVTYSGNKEDGVKLCKATAGLGVPVSVSRNISATCPIIIFESADINSAVDDVLETAFKKKKEGNWVLCVQESVLDSILACLKLRMADLKCVALASDEVRVLVDTAVQEAQNKGATLLQSCAVPSATQYPPTVLCGAAPSSPCVVMPSPGPLLPLMTFRSNTEAVTLGNHSPHGQAACIWTEDLSLALETSKSLSVGSVWVNSHPLSDPCLPVSGHKDSGTCTDGGQEGLYQFLRPSSSSVLPRASPVALDYTKFGTDAPPVIIPDETAGTIKSYAQFVAGKACKSESGATVVVHPPGGSGVLGYCPDGGQKDVRNAVEAAIKVQPGWMKKSPSARSQSIQALAKGLEGKRKDIANSIGAQTGLPMEEADKEVELSIARLSDWAAYCDKFHGGTLPVPQSGAGFSIPEALGVVGVVLPDKHPLLSMVTLLGAALASGNAVVMVPSQEYPLPALTFIQVLLSSDLPAGLVNIVTGRRDQLTKALASHSVIKAIWYWGNSEGCQYLQYTCTSPLKTLRLFCQIDKDGNHCITDWTHASVLEEFWRNAVQWKSVWIPTA, encoded by the exons atgatgaagcggtgtgcctacggagtatgtaaatcggactgtgctaag GCATGGCTGGATAATCATTCCCGCTCTCTGGGTCTGTTTATTGATGGAAAACACATCCATCCAGTAGACAGACAGACTCGCTCCTTGGTGGACTCCAAAG GTGGTCTCGTGTGCAGCACAGTGTGTGCCGTGCAGGCTGACATTTCGCAATGCGCGTCCTCTGCTATCAAGGGCTTTGAGGCCTGGAGTAACTTGTCCTGCTACCAGAGGTCCAAAGTGCTGCTCAG GTTGGCCAGCACTCTTGGACAGCATGGCCAGAGCGTGGCCGAGCTGTGTGACCTGTGTCAAGCCTCCTGCTCTTCTTCAACCCTTGTTAGATTGTTGCAGTATTACAGCAGCTGGGCTCAGCTTCGAGACACTCTCATAGCAAACTGGACCCCACTGG GTGTGGTTTTAGTAGTTGTCTCTGATGACTGCACTCTCTACTCCCTGATGCTCAAAGTCTTACCAGCACTAGCCATGG GCAACTCTGTCATCATTGTTCCTGGTCAAAGCACGGCGCCCCCGGCACTTTTATTGGCTCAGCTTCTTACAGGCGCAGGCCTTCCTGCCGGGGCTGTCGGTGTTTTGACTGGCTGTGACATGTCACTGGCTGCTGATGTGGCTCAGAACTCCAGCATCAGCTATGTCACCTACAGCGGCAACAAGGAG GATGGTGTGAAGCTGTGTAAAGCTACAGCAGGGTTGGGCGTTCCAGTCTCTGTATCCCGAAACATTAGCGCCACATGTCCTATCATCATTTTTGAGTCTGCTGACATCAACAGTGCAGTGGATGATGTCTTAGAGACTGCTttcaagaagaagaaagag GGGAACTGGGTGTTGTGTGTGCAGGAGAGTGTGCTGGACAGCATATTGGCCTGTCTGAAGCTGCGCATGGCAGATTTGAAATGTGTGGCGCTTGCCAGCGACGAGGTCAGAGTCCTCGTGGACACCGCAGTGCAGGAGGCTCAAAACAAGGGGGCCACG TTGTTGCAGTCCTGTGCTGTCCCGTCTGCTACACAGTATCCTCCTACGGTGCTATGTGGAGCAGCCCCCTCCTCGCCATGTGTGGTCATGCCCTCTCCTGGGCCACTGCTTCCTCTTATGACCTTCAGAAGTAACACAGAGGCGGTGACTCTGG GGAATCACAGTCCACATGGCCAAGCAGCATGTATCTGGACTGAAGACCTCAGTTTGGCTTTGGAAACATCCAAGAG TTTGTCTGTGGGCTCAGTGTGGGTGAACTCGCACCCTTTATCGGATCCGTGTCTGCCTGTTTCTGGTCACAAAGACAGCGGCACCTGCACTGATGGAGGGCAGGAG GGTCTTTATCAGTTTCTGCGGCCATCCTCATCCTCCGTTCTCCCTCGTGCTTCCCCTGTTGCTCTGGACTACACCAAGTTTGGAACAGATGCACCCCCAGTTATCATTCCGGATGAGACTGCTGG CACCATAAAGTCCTATGCACAGTTTGTTGCTGGCAAGGCATGCAAATCGGAGTCTGGTGCCACTGTAGTGGTGCATCCACCAGGGGGCAGCGGCGTGTTAGGCTACTGTCCTGATGGAGGCCAGAAAGATGTCCGGAATGCTGTGGAGGCAGCTATCAAAGTTCAGCCAGG CTGGATGAAAAAGAGTCCATCTGCACGCAGCCAGTCCATTCAGGCTCTGGCCAAGGGCCTTGAGGGAAAAAGGAAGGACATAGCAAATTCAATCGGTGCCCAAACTGGTCTACCAATGGAAGAGGCTGATAAGGAGGTGGAGCTCAGTATCGCCAGGCTCAGTGATTGGGCAGCATACTGTGACAAGTTTCACGGCGGAACTCTG CCCGTACCGCAGTCTGGCGCGGGTTTCTCCATCCCTGAAGCGCTGGGAGTGGTGGGTGTGGTCCTTCCAGACAAGCATCCCCTCCTCTCCATGGTGACACTTCTTGGAGCAGCCCTCGCCTCTGGCAATGCCGTCGTCATGGTACCCAGTCAGGAGTATCCACTGCCAGCACTGACATTTATTCAG GTGCTCCTGTCTTCAGATCTGCCAGCGGGCTTGGTGAACATCGTTACAGGAAGGAGAGACCAGTTGACAAAGGCATTGGCCAGTCACAGTGTCATCAAGGCCATCTGGTACTGGGGCAACAGTGAG GGCTGCCAGTACCTCCAGTACACCTGCACCAGCCCGCTAAAAACTCTGCGCCTCTTCTGCCAGATAGACAAGGACGGGAACCATTGCATCACAGATTGGACACATGCCTCTGTTCTGGAGGAGTTTTGGAGAAACGCTGTCCAGTGGAAGAGTGTATGGATTCctacagcataa